The Chanos chanos chromosome 16, fChaCha1.1, whole genome shotgun sequence genome has a window encoding:
- the LOC115829901 gene encoding zona pellucida sperm-binding protein 4-like, whose amino-acid sequence MARVWHSIGFVAICVCFSAVCNAVPWWSGAEKPQTPASQMSQQQQFQQQSAPQRYKPKQPLPPKAEPFQRCDVDDFDKVHCGEPAITAAECESINCCFDGRQCYYGKAVTVQCTRDGQFVVVVARDATLPELSLDSISLLGGSDAPCSPVGTTAAFAIFQFPVTACGTTMMEEGDDYIVYENIMSSSYEVGIGPLGSITRDSHFELLFQCRYSGTAVEALVIEVNTVPPPPPVAAPGPLRVELRLANGECFAKGCVEGDAAYTSYYSDADYPVTKVLREPVYAEVRVLERTDPNLVLTLGDCWATSTPSSESVPRWDLLVDGCPYRDDRYLTNLIPVDGSSGLQFPSHYKRFVLKMFTFVDPESLVPLQEQVFIHCNTAVCSPSANQSCEKQCGRQRRHADAVKGAAQETLVSSKGLIFIP is encoded by the exons ATGGCAAGAGTGTGGCATTCCATTGGCTTTGTAgccatttgtgtctgttttagtGCAGTCTGCAATGCAGTGCCTTGGTGGTCAGGAGCAGAGAAACCACAAACTCCAGCTTCCCAGATgtcacagcagcagcagttccAACAGCAATCTGCCCCACAGAGATACAAGCCAAAGCAGCCACTGCCACCCAAGGCTGAACCGTTCCAGAGGTGTGACGTGGATGACTTTGATAAGGTGCATTGTGGTGAACCTGCCATCACTGCTGCTGAGTGTGAATCTATAAACTGCTGTTTTGATGGCCGGCAATGCTATTATGGGAAGGCAG TGACCGTGCAGTGTACCAGGGATGGTCAGTTTGTGGTGGTGGTAGCCAGGGATGCCACATTACCTGAGCTCAGTTTGGATTCCATCAGCCTGTTGGGTGGAAGTGATGCCCCCTGCAGTCCTGTTGGCACCACTGCTGCCTTTGCCATATTTCAGTTCCCCGTCACAGCGTGTGGCACCACCATGATG GAGGAAGGTGACGACTACATCGTCTATGAGAACATCATGTCCTCTTCCTACGAAGTGGGGATCGGCCCCCTCGGCTCCATCACCAGGGACAGCCATTTCGA GCTTCTCTTCCAGTGCAGGTATTCTGGTACTGCGGTTGAGGCCCTGGTTATTGAGGTCAACACAGTTCCTCCACCCCCTCCGGTGGCTGCCCCTGGCCCCCTACGAGTGGAACTGAGGCTGGCGAATGGTGAATGCTTCGCAAAGGGATGCGTGGAAG GCGACGCAGCATATACCTCGTACTACAGTGACGCTGACTACCCAGTCACAAAGGTCCTACGGGAACCAGTGTATGCGGAAGTGCGTGTTTTGGAGAGGACCGATCCCAATCTTGTCCTGACCTTGGGTGACTGTTGGGCGACATCTACCCCCAGCTCTGAAAGCGTACCTCGTTGGGACCTCCTTGTGGATGG GTGTCCGTACCGGGATGACCGTTACCTGACTAATCTGATCCCAGTGGATGGGTCCTCCGGGCTTCAATTCCCAAGCCACTACAAGCGCTTTGTCCTAAAGATGTTTACCTTTGTGGATCCTGAGTCCCTGGTTCCTTTACAGGAGCAG GTGTTCATCCACTGTaatacagctgtgtgttctccatCCGCCAACCAGTCCTGTGAGAAGCAGTGCGGCAGGCAGA GGAGGCATGCTGATGCAGTAAAAGGTGCTGCCCAAGAGACCTTGGTGTCTAGTAAGGGATTGATCTTCATCCCTTGA